A window of the Anaerobaca lacustris genome harbors these coding sequences:
- a CDS encoding HepT-like ribonuclease domain-containing protein, producing the protein MPRDESLLHDMLRTAEQIEQFMDRMDFERFAADAKTQSAILHQFLLIGEIAKRLSDDFKSAHASMPWSATARMRDKLIHHYRGVDLREIFKAADAEIPKLIAFLRLQQLGGK; encoded by the coding sequence ATGCCGCGTGATGAAAGCCTCCTGCACGACATGCTCCGTACCGCCGAGCAGATCGAGCAATTCATGGATCGAATGGATTTCGAGCGATTCGCTGCCGACGCCAAGACACAATCGGCCATCCTGCATCAGTTCCTCCTGATCGGTGAGATTGCCAAGCGACTCAGCGACGATTTCAAGAGCGCCCACGCTTCCATGCCCTGGTCGGCCACGGCGCGGATGCGGGACAAGCTCATCCACCACTATCGTGGCGTCGATCTCCGCGAGATCTTCAAAGCCGCTGACGCCGAAATCCCCAAGCTGATCGCATTCCTTCGCCTGCAACAGCTCGGCGGCAAATAG
- a CDS encoding Dabb family protein, translating into MKYCVMLVVLGIVLATSGCAHSPARCELKPPALAHNVYFALNDPSEAARARLIADCYKYLSGEPGIVAFAAGEVVASHAREVNVRDWDVSLHIVFKSKHDHDLYQNAPDHQTFIDENKANWKSVRVFDTFVR; encoded by the coding sequence ATGAAATACTGCGTCATGCTTGTTGTACTCGGGATCGTCCTCGCCACCAGCGGCTGCGCCCATTCGCCGGCCCGCTGTGAACTGAAGCCGCCGGCCCTGGCGCACAACGTCTACTTCGCTCTGAACGACCCGTCCGAGGCGGCGCGGGCCAGGCTGATCGCCGACTGCTACAAGTACCTCAGCGGCGAACCGGGCATCGTGGCGTTCGCGGCCGGCGAGGTCGTCGCCTCGCACGCCCGCGAGGTCAACGTGCGCGACTGGGACGTGAGCCTGCACATCGTCTTCAAGAGCAAGCACGACCACGATCTCTACCAGAACGCGCCCGACCACCAGACGTTCATCGACGAGAACAAGGCAAACTGGAAATCGGTCCGGGTCTTCGACACGTTCGTCCGCTGA
- a CDS encoding nucleotidyltransferase family protein, protein MTAMDLGVSQEQIERFCNRWKISRLAVFGSAVGGNLRPDSDIDLLVAFAPDADWSMFDHFAMENELCRLFGREVDLVSARALEENPNPTYRREIIGSARQIYAA, encoded by the coding sequence ATGACGGCGATGGACTTGGGCGTCTCACAGGAGCAGATCGAGCGGTTCTGCAACCGCTGGAAGATCAGCCGGCTGGCCGTCTTCGGCTCGGCGGTCGGGGGCAACCTGCGCCCCGACAGCGACATCGACCTGCTGGTCGCGTTCGCTCCCGACGCCGACTGGAGCATGTTCGACCATTTCGCGATGGAGAACGAGTTGTGCCGGCTGTTCGGACGAGAGGTCGATCTCGTCAGCGCCCGGGCCCTCGAGGAGAACCCGAATCCCACCTATCGCCGTGAAATCATCGGCTCCGCGAGGCAGATCTATGCCGCGTGA
- a CDS encoding DMT family transporter — protein MQPRQINLIQLNVAVLMWGGTAMFAKGVALPVSHIIGLRSLIGAAALLAMLVVLKRSLGANGGRHYVLMVTLGLLLCAHWLTYFKALKVSTAAVGILALHTYPILTAIIEPFVFSERLRKSDIALAFAVFVGILIMTPTLSLSDTTTQGIVLGVVSGLFFMARNLLTRKYVHQYTSSVLMFWQMLVTGLVLLPWLLVDRVPWAPGTGGLLLLLGVVFTALPHTLFSASFKHLSAKTVGIIATLLPFYAAVLGYLIHDETLSLRTVAGGSVILAAIAFETVRSVRT, from the coding sequence ATGCAACCCAGACAGATCAATCTGATTCAACTCAACGTCGCCGTCCTGATGTGGGGCGGCACCGCGATGTTCGCCAAGGGCGTCGCGCTGCCCGTCTCGCACATCATCGGCCTGCGATCGTTGATCGGGGCCGCGGCGCTGCTGGCTATGCTGGTCGTTCTCAAGAGGTCGCTTGGGGCCAACGGGGGCCGGCACTACGTGCTGATGGTCACGCTCGGATTGCTGCTGTGCGCCCACTGGCTGACCTACTTCAAGGCGCTGAAGGTCTCCACCGCGGCGGTCGGCATTCTGGCCCTGCATACGTATCCGATCCTCACGGCGATCATCGAGCCATTTGTCTTCTCCGAGCGGCTGCGCAAGAGCGACATCGCCCTGGCGTTTGCCGTATTCGTCGGGATCCTCATCATGACGCCCACGCTGAGCCTCTCGGACACGACGACGCAGGGGATCGTGCTGGGCGTGGTCTCGGGCCTGTTCTTCATGGCCCGCAACCTGCTGACCCGCAAGTACGTCCATCAGTACACCAGCAGCGTCCTGATGTTCTGGCAGATGCTGGTGACGGGCCTGGTGCTGCTGCCGTGGCTGCTCGTCGATCGGGTGCCCTGGGCGCCCGGCACGGGCGGGTTGCTGCTTCTGCTGGGGGTGGTCTTCACGGCGCTTCCGCACACGCTGTTCTCGGCCAGTTTCAAGCACCTCAGCGCCAAGACGGTCGGGATCATCGCGACGCTGCTGCCGTTCTATGCGGCGGTGCTGGGCTACCTGATCCACGACGAAACCCTGTCGCTTCGCACCGTGGCCGGCGGTTCGGTCATCCTTGCGGCCATCGCCTTTGAGACCGTGCGCAGCGTGCGGACGTGA
- a CDS encoding calcium-binding protein, with protein sequence MVRASVLSRVVCAGVLCGLWVGAAGAVEPGTPVECNDVVIYPERWVESKTSTMLFPWHGEEVVFLTTRDDVDREVMARLLSRLDGGWRLYAELTGRQPGRHKHLDGKPTMIAVPNAGFTCGYGCGYIGVTGIEYAGFYEHDVPLLRSNPNAMPHYYFYEMGRNFYVFEDRHSLFITGYAVFMRYVCMDLLRCEDPDIETRRGIEAAEKRFAESQMSFLEGFTTVAGLDEKAPRLRDERGEPLVPSDQPVIYASAMLKLRRECGGEPWLKRFFAQLLTCPAVEPASEEAAMRQCVSWLVSASCAARKDLSPVFADRWRMPLSPEMRQALAAIDWTEANLTAGEILRDLPIGPPREPSAP encoded by the coding sequence ATGGTTCGGGCGAGTGTTTTGTCTCGGGTGGTGTGTGCGGGGGTTTTGTGCGGGCTGTGGGTTGGTGCGGCGGGGGCGGTCGAGCCGGGGACGCCGGTCGAGTGCAACGACGTGGTCATCTATCCCGAGCGATGGGTCGAGTCGAAGACCTCGACGATGCTCTTTCCGTGGCACGGTGAGGAGGTGGTGTTCCTGACGACGCGGGACGACGTGGACCGCGAGGTGATGGCCCGGCTGCTTTCGCGGCTGGATGGGGGCTGGCGGCTCTATGCCGAGCTGACGGGCCGGCAGCCGGGGCGGCACAAGCACCTCGACGGCAAGCCCACGATGATCGCGGTGCCGAACGCCGGGTTCACCTGCGGGTACGGTTGCGGGTACATCGGTGTCACGGGGATCGAGTATGCCGGCTTCTACGAGCACGACGTCCCGCTGCTGCGGTCGAACCCCAACGCGATGCCGCACTACTACTTCTATGAGATGGGACGCAACTTCTACGTCTTCGAGGACCGTCACTCGCTGTTCATCACCGGCTACGCCGTATTCATGCGATACGTCTGCATGGACCTGCTGCGGTGCGAGGACCCGGACATCGAGACGCGGCGCGGGATCGAGGCCGCCGAGAAGCGGTTCGCCGAATCGCAGATGAGCTTTCTCGAAGGGTTCACGACTGTGGCGGGCCTGGATGAGAAGGCGCCGCGGCTTCGGGACGAGCGGGGCGAGCCGCTGGTGCCGTCGGACCAGCCGGTGATCTATGCCTCAGCCATGCTCAAGCTGCGTCGCGAGTGCGGCGGCGAGCCGTGGCTGAAGCGCTTCTTCGCGCAACTGCTCACCTGTCCGGCGGTCGAGCCGGCCAGCGAGGAGGCGGCCATGCGTCAGTGCGTAAGCTGGCTGGTCTCAGCCTCCTGTGCGGCCCGGAAGGACCTTTCGCCCGTCTTCGCCGACCGCTGGCGGATGCCGCTTTCGCCCGAGATGAGACAGGCCCTGGCCGCCATCGACTGGACCGAGGCGAACCTCACCGCCGGTGAGATTCTGCGGGACCTGCCAATCGGTCCGCCTCGGGAGCCTTCCGCGCCGTAG
- a CDS encoding 3-keto-disaccharide hydrolase: protein MNKAVVLAVISGSLLLSSCDQSVSVPPKTHPDVSSWNDLFAPDLSDAIYPEGIWTFEDGVLTASEDQAIWTKKDYDNFIVDLEFKTAEGTNSGVIVYCTDMENWIPNSVEVQIADDFAEQWANSPGTWQCGAIFGHLAPTKSMVKRPGEWNRMTITCRDQMIYVMLNGEMVAVMNMALWTSAETNPDGSEIPSWLSTPFAELPTHGHIGLQGKHAGAPIYFRNLKIKAID, encoded by the coding sequence ATGAACAAGGCAGTCGTGTTGGCGGTCATCAGTGGCAGTCTTTTGCTGTCGTCGTGCGATCAGAGTGTATCCGTCCCGCCGAAGACGCACCCGGACGTCAGCTCGTGGAACGACCTGTTCGCCCCGGATTTGTCCGATGCGATCTACCCGGAGGGCATCTGGACGTTCGAGGACGGGGTCCTGACCGCCAGCGAGGACCAGGCGATCTGGACGAAGAAAGACTATGACAACTTCATCGTGGATCTCGAGTTCAAGACAGCCGAGGGCACCAACAGCGGCGTGATCGTCTACTGCACCGACATGGAGAACTGGATCCCCAACTCCGTCGAGGTCCAGATCGCCGACGATTTCGCCGAGCAATGGGCCAACAGCCCCGGCACCTGGCAGTGCGGGGCGATCTTCGGCCACCTGGCGCCCACCAAGAGCATGGTCAAGAGGCCCGGCGAGTGGAACCGCATGACGATCACGTGCCGGGATCAGATGATCTACGTCATGCTCAACGGCGAGATGGTCGCGGTGATGAACATGGCCCTGTGGACCAGCGCCGAGACCAATCCGGACGGCAGCGAGATCCCCTCGTGGCTGAGCACGCCGTTTGCCGAGCTGCCTACGCACGGCCACATCGGGCTCCAGGGCAAGCATGCCGGCGCTCCGATCTATTTCCGCAACCTGAAGATCAAGGCAATCGACTGA
- the bfr gene encoding bacterioferritin: MKGNDKVIAALDARLADELTAINQYMVHAEMCANWGYGRLHAAIEKRAIVEMKHAEKLIERILFLEGKPTVSKLNKISIGADVEKQLKNDWKAEETAIKDYNADIQMAGDVGDHGTRELLVSILRDEEGHIDWIEMQLDQIKQLGLQNYLVEQME, from the coding sequence ATGAAGGGCAACGACAAGGTCATTGCGGCGCTGGACGCCCGACTGGCCGACGAGCTGACCGCGATCAACCAGTACATGGTCCATGCCGAAATGTGTGCGAACTGGGGTTATGGACGCCTTCACGCCGCCATCGAGAAGCGGGCCATCGTCGAGATGAAGCACGCCGAGAAGCTCATCGAGAGGATTCTGTTTCTCGAAGGCAAGCCGACCGTCAGCAAGTTGAACAAGATCAGCATCGGCGCCGACGTCGAGAAGCAGCTCAAGAACGACTGGAAGGCGGAAGAGACCGCCATCAAGGACTACAACGCCGATATCCAGATGGCCGGCGACGTCGGGGACCACGGCACGCGAGAGCTTCTGGTGTCCATCCTTCGCGACGAAGAGGGCCACATCGACTGGATCGAGATGCAGCTCGACCAGATCAAACAGCTTGGCCTCCAGAACTACCTCGTCGAGCAGATGGAGTAA
- a CDS encoding DMT family protein — protein MRVILTTTLLLCCSNIFMTFAWYGHLRNLSHRPWIIAALVSWGIAFFEYMIQVPANRMGHCVLNVGQLKILQEAVTLTIFVPFSILYMKEQIRLDYLWAGLCILGAVFFVFRQRLFGQ, from the coding sequence ATGCGTGTGATTCTGACGACGACGCTGCTGTTGTGTTGCAGCAATATCTTCATGACGTTCGCCTGGTACGGGCACCTGCGGAACCTGTCGCATCGGCCGTGGATCATCGCGGCGCTGGTGAGCTGGGGGATCGCGTTCTTCGAGTACATGATCCAGGTCCCGGCCAATCGGATGGGGCATTGCGTGCTGAACGTCGGGCAGCTCAAGATCCTCCAGGAGGCGGTCACGCTGACGATCTTCGTGCCGTTCTCGATCCTGTACATGAAAGAGCAGATCCGGCTGGACTATCTCTGGGCGGGCCTGTGCATCCTCGGCGCGGTCTTCTTTGTCTTCCGTCAGAGGCTCTTCGGCCAGTGA
- a CDS encoding YgiQ family radical SAM protein, with amino-acid sequence MGKSVNPIDRFLPTTAEELRGRGWGQADVILVTGDAYVDHPSFGAALIGRWLEKWGFRVAILAQPDWRSVEPFRALGRPRLFWGITSGCIDSRLNDYASLGHRRRRDVYSPGGATGLRPGRPLLVYAARAREAYRDVPIVLGGLEASLRRLVHYDYIEDRLKRSVLVDAKADLLVHGMGERAVAEVARRLDAGRSIQELTDIPGTAYIAHRGVVVPDDAVHLASLSQQGEDASLFMATHQQYQSLAHPAGRPVVQEQDPGTLVVMPAAEPLSGEELDGLYDLPFARAWHPRYDRDGGVPALTPVQFSITTHRGCFGGCSFCSIGAHQGRQIRSRSLDSLLAEADRLRLHPGFRGTIEDLGGPSANMYGMDCDASETCGRVSCLFPKPCGRGGFDHGPMLEMMEAFVRWRDRGSKRTNVFVASGIRHDLALRSRDYLDMLVRHFVGGHLKVAPEHYCPGVLDRMGKPHFEVFEEFERRFAETCRRVGKEAYLVPYFISAHPACRPEDALRLTEYLVSRSWRPRQVQDFVPIPLTLATAMYVSGADAAGQKIHVPTSRKEKRLQAALIHYYQSENRTIVAEFLRERKRPDLLAKIDHLRTPKPRRRK; translated from the coding sequence ATGGGCAAGAGCGTCAATCCAATCGATCGATTCCTACCGACGACGGCCGAGGAGCTGCGCGGTCGCGGGTGGGGCCAGGCGGACGTCATCCTCGTGACGGGCGATGCGTATGTGGACCATCCTTCGTTCGGGGCGGCGTTGATCGGGCGGTGGCTGGAGAAGTGGGGCTTTCGCGTGGCGATTCTGGCCCAGCCGGACTGGCGGAGCGTCGAGCCGTTCCGGGCTTTGGGCCGTCCGCGATTGTTCTGGGGGATCACCAGCGGCTGCATCGATTCGCGGCTGAACGACTACGCCTCGCTGGGCCACCGACGCCGGCGGGATGTGTACAGTCCCGGCGGGGCGACGGGCCTTCGGCCGGGCCGGCCGCTGCTGGTCTATGCCGCCCGCGCCCGCGAGGCGTATCGGGATGTGCCCATCGTGCTCGGCGGGCTCGAAGCGAGTCTGCGGCGCCTGGTGCACTACGACTACATCGAGGACCGGCTCAAGCGGTCGGTCCTGGTCGATGCCAAGGCGGACCTTCTGGTTCACGGTATGGGCGAGCGGGCGGTGGCCGAGGTTGCCAGGCGTCTGGATGCGGGCCGGTCGATCCAGGAGCTGACCGACATCCCCGGCACGGCGTACATCGCTCACAGGGGCGTTGTCGTCCCTGACGATGCGGTGCACCTGGCCTCGCTGTCGCAGCAGGGCGAGGATGCTTCGCTGTTCATGGCGACACATCAGCAGTATCAGTCGCTGGCCCATCCGGCGGGGCGGCCGGTGGTGCAGGAGCAGGACCCCGGGACACTGGTGGTCATGCCGGCGGCCGAGCCGCTGAGCGGCGAGGAACTGGACGGCCTCTACGATCTGCCGTTCGCTCGGGCGTGGCATCCGCGTTATGACCGCGACGGCGGCGTGCCGGCATTGACGCCGGTGCAGTTCTCGATCACGACGCATCGCGGCTGTTTTGGCGGCTGCTCGTTCTGTTCGATCGGGGCCCACCAGGGCCGGCAGATTCGCTCGCGTTCGTTGGACTCGCTTCTGGCCGAGGCGGACCGGCTTCGCCTGCATCCGGGGTTTCGCGGGACGATCGAGGACCTCGGCGGGCCGTCGGCGAACATGTACGGCATGGACTGCGACGCGAGCGAGACGTGCGGGCGGGTCAGTTGCCTGTTTCCAAAGCCTTGCGGGCGGGGCGGTTTCGACCATGGTCCGATGCTCGAGATGATGGAGGCCTTCGTCCGCTGGCGCGATCGCGGATCGAAGCGGACCAACGTGTTCGTCGCGTCCGGCATTCGTCACGACCTGGCCCTGCGAAGCCGCGACTATCTCGACATGCTCGTTCGTCATTTCGTCGGCGGGCATCTGAAGGTGGCCCCGGAGCACTACTGTCCGGGCGTTCTGGACCGGATGGGCAAGCCTCATTTCGAGGTGTTCGAGGAATTCGAGCGACGGTTCGCCGAGACGTGCCGGCGGGTCGGCAAGGAGGCGTATCTCGTGCCGTACTTCATCAGCGCCCATCCGGCGTGCCGGCCCGAAGACGCCCTGAGGCTGACCGAGTATCTCGTTTCCCGCTCGTGGCGGCCGCGACAGGTCCAGGACTTCGTGCCGATCCCGCTGACGCTCGCGACGGCGATGTACGTCTCGGGCGCCGACGCGGCCGGGCAGAAGATCCACGTCCCGACGTCACGCAAAGAGAAGCGTCTCCAGGCGGCGCTGATCCACTACTACCAGAGCGAGAACCGGACGATCGTCGCCGAGTTCCTGCGCGAGCGAAAGCGTCCCGACCTGCTGGCCAAGATCGACCATCTTCGCACGCCCAAACCCCGCCGCAGGAAGTAA
- a CDS encoding PQQ-dependent sugar dehydrogenase, translating into MKTLRIPFGRVVLATMVLFAGDAVQAQPTDVTWTFGAIGSASYRLDAFTPADAALGTIGSADPTLPLALGKRYQVRVTDHMMHPFEVIAKSPSPTQDRVLLSMSIAGPLESDPKINWQDDGQGTVAFTLTTELYQAMVEGGRTPGYRCRPHFMDMRGDFTITGLPIADRIDPSPVRIDLEIVASGLIAPVDLQPDPVAAGRLYIVDQAGLVRVVEQGQLQATPFLDVRDRLVQPLGIFGSFDEDDYDERGLLGLAFHPHFAEFGHPGYRTLYTYTSEPVNGPADFTLDITPEQINHQSVITEWQLARLQNVVNPSTTRVVMRIDQPQFNHNGGYLAFGPDGYLYIALGDGGASNDAGVGHGPQGNGQNIHTVHGSILRIDPLPPASTPHSRNPAAANGQYRIPWDNEFVGIDGVDEIFAYGFRNPYRFSFEPLTGALIVADVGQGLVEEIDIVRKGGNYGWNIKEGSFLFDPTGAAVGLPFDDPALIDPVAEYDHNDGLAIVGGFLYAGTQIPQLRAMYVFGDFSRAFRTPQGRLFVADLWSGRIDELLVGTDQQPLGLFLKGMGQDRDGELYVLAGTALGPYGDTGVVFRIVPASNP; encoded by the coding sequence ATGAAAACGTTGCGAATTCCATTCGGCAGGGTTGTCCTGGCGACGATGGTCTTGTTCGCCGGAGACGCGGTCCAGGCCCAGCCGACGGATGTGACCTGGACGTTTGGCGCCATCGGCTCGGCCTCGTACCGCCTGGACGCCTTCACCCCCGCCGACGCCGCGCTCGGCACGATCGGCAGCGCCGACCCGACGCTGCCCCTGGCGTTGGGCAAACGCTATCAGGTCAGAGTGACGGACCACATGATGCACCCGTTCGAGGTCATCGCCAAATCGCCGTCGCCGACGCAGGACCGGGTGCTGCTGTCCATGTCGATCGCCGGACCGCTCGAATCGGACCCCAAGATCAACTGGCAGGACGACGGCCAAGGAACGGTCGCATTCACGCTGACGACCGAACTGTACCAGGCAATGGTCGAGGGCGGCCGCACGCCCGGCTACCGATGCCGGCCTCACTTCATGGACATGCGAGGCGATTTCACGATCACGGGCCTGCCGATCGCCGACCGCATCGATCCATCGCCGGTCCGGATCGACCTGGAGATCGTCGCCTCCGGGCTGATCGCCCCTGTGGACCTGCAACCCGACCCGGTCGCTGCCGGGCGGCTCTACATCGTCGATCAGGCCGGCCTGGTACGCGTCGTCGAACAGGGCCAGCTCCAGGCCACGCCGTTCCTTGACGTGCGGGACCGCCTCGTCCAGCCGCTGGGCATCTTCGGCAGTTTCGATGAGGACGATTACGACGAGCGCGGCCTCCTCGGTCTGGCATTCCACCCGCACTTCGCCGAGTTCGGCCATCCCGGCTACCGCACGTTGTACACCTACACCAGCGAGCCGGTGAACGGGCCGGCCGACTTCACGCTGGACATCACGCCCGAGCAGATCAACCACCAGAGCGTCATCACCGAGTGGCAGTTGGCCCGCCTGCAGAACGTCGTCAACCCCAGCACCACCCGCGTTGTCATGCGCATCGACCAGCCGCAGTTCAATCACAACGGCGGCTATCTCGCCTTCGGCCCGGACGGCTATCTCTATATCGCTCTCGGCGACGGCGGCGCATCCAACGACGCCGGGGTCGGCCACGGCCCCCAAGGCAACGGACAAAACATCCACACCGTCCACGGCAGCATCCTGCGGATCGACCCCCTGCCGCCGGCCTCGACGCCCCACAGCCGCAACCCCGCCGCCGCCAACGGCCAGTACCGCATCCCCTGGGACAACGAGTTCGTCGGCATCGACGGCGTCGATGAGATCTTCGCCTATGGCTTCCGCAATCCCTACCGCTTCAGCTTCGAGCCGCTCACCGGCGCGCTGATCGTCGCCGACGTCGGCCAAGGCCTTGTCGAGGAGATCGACATCGTGCGCAAGGGCGGCAACTACGGCTGGAACATCAAAGAGGGCAGCTTCCTGTTCGATCCCACAGGCGCCGCCGTCGGCCTGCCGTTCGACGACCCGGCCCTGATCGACCCGGTGGCCGAGTACGACCACAACGACGGCCTGGCCATCGTCGGCGGGTTCCTGTATGCCGGGACACAGATTCCTCAATTGCGTGCGATGTACGTGTTCGGCGATTTCTCCCGTGCGTTCAGGACGCCACAGGGCCGGCTCTTCGTCGCCGACCTCTGGTCCGGACGGATCGACGAACTACTCGTTGGCACCGACCAGCAGCCCCTCGGCCTGTTCCTCAAAGGCATGGGGCAGGACCGCGACGGCGAACTCTATGTCCTGGCCGGCACGGCCCTGGGGCCCTATGGCGATACGGGAGTGGTCTTCAGGATCGTCCCGGCGTCCAACCCGTAG
- a CDS encoding GH32 C-terminal domain-containing protein codes for MQRWVLILLTMLLPGLCQGQREPDLLICDFEGPGYGSWEVTGNAFGNAPARGTLPGQLVVTGFRGRGLVNSFLNGDESKGTLTSPPFEIERRYIHFLIGGGGYPRLTCMDLIVDGRIVRTATGRNNRPGGSERLSSRVWDVSDFVGRTARIRIVDNHAGHWGHITVDHIFQSNSQTDFDQSKELLLSARYLNFPVKNGAAKRRARVVIDGSTVREFEIELADADPDFWVFLDVSAFRGKTATIEVDGLPRFSHGLNLIGQDDDIKGAEDLYREKYRPQFHFTSRRGWNNDSNGLVFHKGLYHLYYQHNPYGIQWGNMHWGHAVSTDLVHWTELPIALYPQQFGDWCFSGSAVVDGNDTAGFQSGDDPPIVAAYTSTGRGECIVYSNDGGMTFTEYEDNPVVKHQGRDPKVIWYGPGRHWVMALYHEIDDKRTIAFYTSDDLKSWQYASLIEGFYECPEIFELPIDGDADNARWVLYAADGTYLIGAFDGKTFTPESDKIRFDYGNCFYASQTYSDIPPADGRRIQIAWGRVEMPGMPFNQMMLFPVELTLRTTDDGPRLFAVPVREIERIQTPLRTWTNEKLTPRKDLLSGVRGDLLRIRTRFEPGDAERVTLDIRGVRIVYDAKARQLSCLDKTAPLSPKDGAIELDVLVDRTSIEVFANTGRLYMPMGVKFADENRSLRFFCEGGPIAVESLEVFEIASTWP; via the coding sequence ATGCAACGATGGGTCTTGATTCTCCTGACCATGCTCCTGCCCGGCCTCTGCCAGGGCCAGCGCGAACCGGACCTGCTGATCTGCGATTTCGAGGGCCCGGGCTACGGTAGCTGGGAGGTGACCGGCAATGCCTTCGGCAACGCACCGGCCAGGGGAACCCTGCCGGGACAGTTGGTGGTCACCGGCTTCCGAGGTCGAGGCCTGGTCAACAGCTTCCTCAACGGTGACGAATCGAAGGGCACGCTCACGTCGCCGCCGTTCGAGATCGAGCGCCGCTACATCCACTTCCTGATCGGCGGCGGCGGCTATCCCCGTCTGACCTGCATGGACCTGATCGTCGACGGCCGCATCGTTCGCACGGCCACCGGACGCAACAATCGGCCGGGCGGCTCCGAACGATTGTCCTCGCGAGTCTGGGACGTCTCCGATTTCGTCGGCCGGACCGCACGCATCCGCATCGTGGACAACCACGCCGGGCACTGGGGCCACATCACCGTCGATCACATCTTCCAGAGCAACTCGCAGACCGATTTCGACCAGAGCAAGGAGCTTCTGCTCAGCGCGCGGTATCTCAACTTCCCCGTCAAGAACGGCGCCGCCAAACGGCGAGCCAGGGTCGTCATCGACGGCAGCACGGTCCGCGAATTCGAGATCGAGCTGGCCGACGCCGATCCCGACTTCTGGGTCTTCCTGGACGTCAGCGCATTCAGGGGCAAGACCGCGACGATCGAGGTGGACGGCCTGCCCCGCTTCTCGCACGGCCTCAATCTGATCGGCCAGGACGACGACATCAAGGGGGCCGAAGACCTGTACCGCGAGAAGTATCGCCCGCAGTTCCATTTCACCTCGCGACGCGGATGGAACAACGACTCCAACGGGCTCGTCTTCCACAAGGGCCTGTACCATCTCTACTACCAGCACAATCCCTACGGCATCCAGTGGGGCAACATGCACTGGGGCCACGCCGTCAGCACCGATCTGGTCCACTGGACCGAGCTTCCCATCGCCCTGTATCCGCAGCAGTTTGGCGACTGGTGCTTCTCCGGCAGCGCCGTGGTCGACGGGAACGACACCGCGGGCTTTCAGAGCGGCGACGATCCGCCCATCGTGGCCGCCTACACCAGCACCGGACGGGGCGAGTGCATCGTCTACAGCAACGACGGCGGAATGACCTTCACCGAGTATGAAGACAATCCCGTCGTCAAACACCAAGGACGCGACCCGAAGGTCATCTGGTACGGGCCGGGACGGCACTGGGTCATGGCCCTCTATCACGAGATCGACGACAAACGCACCATCGCATTCTACACCTCCGACGACCTCAAGAGCTGGCAGTACGCCAGCCTGATCGAGGGGTTCTATGAGTGCCCGGAGATCTTCGAGTTGCCCATCGACGGCGATGCGGACAACGCACGCTGGGTCCTGTACGCCGCCGACGGCACCTATCTGATCGGCGCGTTCGACGGCAAGACCTTCACGCCCGAATCGGACAAGATCCGGTTCGACTACGGCAACTGCTTCTACGCCTCGCAGACCTACAGCGACATCCCGCCCGCTGACGGCCGGCGGATCCAGATCGCCTGGGGCCGCGTCGAGATGCCGGGCATGCCGTTCAACCAGATGATGCTGTTTCCCGTCGAACTGACCCTGCGAACAACCGACGACGGCCCGCGCCTGTTCGCCGTGCCGGTCCGGGAGATCGAACGGATTCAGACGCCCCTTCGGACCTGGACGAACGAAAAGCTCACGCCGCGAAAGGACCTGCTCAGCGGCGTCCGGGGCGACCTGCTTCGCATCCGCACCCGCTTCGAGCCGGGCGATGCCGAACGCGTGACCCTGGACATCCGAGGCGTCCGCATCGTCTACGACGCCAAGGCCCGCCAGCTCTCCTGCCTGGACAAGACCGCCCCGTTGTCACCCAAGGATGGCGCGATCGAGTTGGACGTCCTGGTCGATCGCACCTCGATCGAGGTCTTCGCCAACACCGGCCGGCTCTACATGCCGATGGGCGTCAAGTTCGCCGACGAGAATCGGTCGTTGCGTTTCTTCTGCGAGGGCGGCCCGATCGCCGTCGAGTCGCTGGAGGTCTTCGAGATCGCCTCGACCTGGCCATAA